In one Melaminivora jejuensis genomic region, the following are encoded:
- the yccS gene encoding YccS family putative transporter produces MEAFTAQWLQRLSADIAWAYALRLALALSGVLALGLHGGWDAYLVPLLLGVFASALAELARQPLALLAALLACSFVFTLLGAVGGRYRAIAAATIILALYAAISEPAQGPSALPAALVAALLLAGAAWYGLLSVLWSAAAPLPPVRRALAALWLALGEHLRLKAAMFEPVRGVDLRARRLQLARSNARVVAALNAAKEAIVARSVPGSAPQGALAQLLQLYFIAQDIHERASASHYPYADWTQELFHSDVLYRCQRVLLLQGDACSALGRALPRRRARPALPPHGQALADLQDSLAWLARQGQPKWRQPLQPLRAVARNLQRLDAQLSLAAGPLDGPLRGDIALLDQAPHSLAEAWARVRAQLHVRSALFRHAVRLSLALAAAWGAMQWADPAHGYWIMMTTLIVCQPTYGATVARLAQRVGGTVAGLVLGWALMRLFPQPAVQALLAVGGGVVFFVVRAQRYVSATAAVTLMVLMLFNHGTGTGFALIVPRLLDTLVGAAIAAAALLLVLPDWQGRRLGAAAADTLAASAAYLRQIVAQYVSGRSDDLAYRIARRHAHDTDAALSLALSHMLREPPWVRRHARAGQELLASTHTLLGYLSALGAHRDLRAAAQPGAAADAQAEALAERAAQALAAEIETLAQALRSHRLPPSGGLEGGDACFWLQQLQGAAGQDGDAPVLHAQLAQVARQLLELRTAAQQLVQVAPAPLHAA; encoded by the coding sequence ATGGAAGCCTTCACCGCGCAGTGGCTGCAGCGCCTGAGCGCCGACATCGCCTGGGCCTACGCATTGCGGCTGGCCCTGGCCCTGAGCGGCGTGCTGGCGCTGGGCCTGCACGGCGGCTGGGACGCCTACCTGGTGCCGCTGCTGCTGGGCGTGTTCGCCAGCGCCCTGGCCGAGCTGGCACGCCAGCCGCTGGCGCTGCTGGCCGCCCTGCTGGCGTGCAGCTTCGTCTTCACGCTGCTGGGGGCTGTGGGCGGGCGCTACCGCGCCATTGCCGCAGCCACCATCATCTTGGCGTTGTACGCCGCCATCAGCGAGCCGGCGCAGGGGCCATCAGCGCTGCCTGCGGCGCTGGTGGCGGCGCTGCTGCTGGCCGGCGCCGCCTGGTACGGCCTGCTGTCGGTGCTGTGGAGCGCCGCCGCACCGCTGCCGCCGGTGCGCCGCGCCCTGGCCGCGCTGTGGCTGGCGCTGGGCGAGCACCTGCGCCTGAAGGCGGCCATGTTCGAGCCGGTGCGCGGAGTCGATCTGCGTGCGCGCCGGCTGCAGCTGGCGCGCTCCAATGCGCGCGTGGTGGCGGCACTCAACGCTGCCAAGGAAGCCATCGTGGCGCGCAGCGTGCCGGGCAGCGCGCCGCAGGGAGCGCTGGCGCAGCTGCTGCAGCTGTACTTCATCGCCCAGGACATCCACGAGCGCGCCAGCGCTTCGCACTACCCCTATGCCGACTGGACGCAGGAGCTGTTTCACAGCGACGTGCTGTACCGCTGCCAGCGCGTGCTGCTGCTGCAGGGCGATGCCTGTAGTGCGCTGGGCCGGGCGTTGCCGCGCCGCCGCGCCCGACCAGCGCTGCCGCCGCATGGCCAGGCGCTGGCGGATCTGCAGGACTCGCTGGCCTGGCTGGCGCGCCAGGGCCAGCCCAAGTGGCGCCAGCCGCTGCAGCCGCTGCGCGCCGTGGCGCGCAACCTGCAGCGCCTGGACGCGCAACTGAGCCTGGCCGCCGGCCCGCTGGATGGGCCGCTGCGCGGCGACATTGCATTGCTGGATCAGGCGCCGCACTCGCTGGCCGAGGCCTGGGCGCGCGTGCGCGCGCAACTGCACGTGCGCTCGGCACTGTTTCGCCATGCCGTGCGCCTGTCGCTGGCGCTGGCCGCAGCCTGGGGCGCCATGCAGTGGGCCGACCCGGCGCACGGCTACTGGATCATGATGACCACGCTCATCGTCTGCCAGCCCACCTATGGCGCCACCGTGGCGCGGCTGGCGCAGCGCGTGGGCGGCACGGTGGCCGGGCTGGTGCTGGGCTGGGCGCTGATGCGGCTGTTTCCGCAACCCGCCGTGCAGGCGCTGCTGGCGGTGGGCGGCGGCGTAGTCTTTTTCGTGGTGCGCGCGCAGCGCTACGTCAGCGCCACGGCGGCGGTGACGCTGATGGTGCTGATGCTGTTCAACCACGGCACGGGCACCGGCTTTGCGCTCATCGTGCCGCGCCTGCTCGATACCCTGGTGGGCGCGGCCATTGCCGCTGCTGCGCTGCTGCTGGTGCTGCCTGACTGGCAGGGCCGGCGCCTGGGGGCCGCCGCCGCCGATACGCTGGCCGCCAGCGCTGCCTACCTGCGCCAGATCGTGGCGCAATACGTCAGCGGACGCAGCGACGACCTGGCCTACCGCATCGCGCGCCGGCACGCCCACGACACCGACGCGGCGCTGTCGCTGGCGCTGTCGCACATGCTGCGCGAGCCGCCCTGGGTGCGCCGCCATGCACGAGCCGGGCAGGAGCTGCTGGCCAGCACGCACACCCTGCTGGGCTATCTGTCGGCGCTGGGAGCGCACCGCGACCTGCGCGCTGCCGCCCAGCCGGGCGCGGCTGCCGATGCACAAGCCGAGGCTCTGGCAGAACGCGCCGCCCAGGCGCTGGCCGCAGAGATCGAGACGCTGGCACAGGCGCTGCGCAGCCACCGCCTGCCGCCGTCAGGCGGGCTGGAGGGCGGCGACGCCTGCTTTTGGCTGCAGCAGCTGCAGGGTGCAGCCGGCCAGGACGGCGATGCGCCGGTGCTGCACGCGCAGCTGGCCCAGGTCGCGCGCCAATTGCTGGAACTGCGCACCGCTGCGCAGCAGCTGGTTCAGGTGGCCCCGGCACCGCTCCATGCAGCCTGA
- a CDS encoding NADP-dependent malic enzyme, which translates to MTQQLSAAEAALREAALEYHRSPVRGKVSVTPTKPLSNQRDLSLAYSPGVAYPCLDIQADPSKAFDYTARGNLVGVVTNGTAVLGLGDIGPLAGKPVMEGKGCLFKKFAGVDVFDIELAERDPDKLIEIIAALEPTLGGINLEDIKAPECFYIERELSRRMNIPVFHDDQHGTAIISSAALLNGLELVGKDIGAVKVAVSGAGAAAIACVDVMVGLGVQRSNVYMVDSKGVIYQGRGGLDESKARYAQDTQARTLADVVNGADVFLGCSAPGVLTAEMVKTMAARPIILALANPEPEIRPELARAVRPDCIIATGRSDYPNQVNNVLCFPYIFRGALDCGATKITEAMKLACVRQIAALAKENVSEEVAAAYSGTELAFGPDYLIPTPFDSRLIMKIAPAVAQAAADSGVATRPIEDMEAYREHLSRHIFQTGMLMRPVINAAKHLPESQKRVAYADGEDERVLRAAQVAIDDQIARPILIGRPEVIAARIAKAGLRMQPGVDVEIVNPADDPRFRTYWETYHQLMKRDGATAEVAKAAVRRSNTIIGSLMVKLGDADALICGLAGTYETHLERIDHILGRAPGVRQYAALNAVMTSTHGTLFITDTYVNEDPGAEELAEIAWAAVQEVQRFGIPPKVAFLSNSSFGSSRRASARKMRAARDLFVEQHPEIECDGELHGDAALEPRIRSTYLPDSTLSGAANVLVCPNLDAANILYNVLKTTTSGGVTVGPILMGTAATAYILTPAATMRRVLNMTALAVASTAARRTG; encoded by the coding sequence ATGACCCAGCAACTGTCCGCCGCCGAAGCCGCGCTGCGCGAAGCAGCGCTCGAATACCACCGCAGCCCCGTGCGCGGCAAGGTCTCCGTCACCCCGACCAAGCCCCTGTCCAACCAGCGTGACCTGTCGCTGGCCTACTCGCCGGGCGTGGCCTACCCGTGCCTGGATATCCAGGCCGACCCGAGCAAGGCCTTCGACTACACCGCGCGCGGCAATCTGGTCGGTGTGGTCACCAACGGCACCGCCGTGCTGGGCCTGGGCGACATCGGCCCGCTGGCCGGCAAGCCGGTCATGGAGGGCAAGGGCTGCCTGTTCAAGAAGTTCGCCGGCGTGGACGTGTTCGACATCGAGCTAGCCGAACGCGACCCGGACAAGCTGATCGAGATCATCGCGGCGCTGGAGCCGACGCTGGGCGGCATCAACCTGGAAGACATCAAGGCGCCCGAGTGCTTCTACATCGAGCGCGAACTGTCCCGGCGCATGAACATCCCGGTGTTCCACGACGACCAGCACGGCACGGCCATCATCTCCAGCGCTGCGCTGCTCAACGGGCTGGAGCTGGTCGGCAAGGACATCGGCGCCGTCAAGGTCGCCGTCTCGGGCGCGGGCGCGGCGGCCATCGCCTGCGTGGATGTCATGGTCGGCCTGGGCGTGCAGCGCAGCAACGTCTATATGGTGGACTCCAAGGGCGTGATCTACCAGGGCCGGGGCGGCCTGGACGAGTCCAAGGCGCGCTACGCGCAGGACACGCAGGCACGCACGCTGGCCGATGTGGTCAATGGCGCCGACGTGTTCCTGGGCTGCTCGGCGCCGGGCGTGCTGACGGCCGAGATGGTGAAAACCATGGCGGCGCGCCCCATCATCCTGGCGCTGGCCAACCCCGAGCCGGAAATCCGCCCGGAACTCGCCCGCGCGGTTCGCCCGGACTGCATCATCGCCACGGGCCGCTCGGACTATCCCAACCAGGTCAACAACGTCCTGTGCTTCCCCTACATCTTCCGCGGCGCGCTGGACTGCGGCGCCACCAAGATCACCGAAGCCATGAAGCTGGCCTGCGTGCGCCAGATCGCCGCGCTGGCCAAGGAAAACGTCAGCGAGGAAGTGGCGGCAGCGTATTCCGGAACCGAACTGGCCTTTGGCCCCGACTACCTGATCCCGACGCCATTTGATTCGCGCCTGATCATGAAGATCGCGCCGGCGGTGGCGCAGGCGGCGGCGGATTCGGGCGTGGCCACGCGGCCCATCGAAGACATGGAGGCCTATCGCGAGCACCTGTCGCGCCACATCTTCCAGACCGGCATGTTGATGCGCCCGGTCATCAATGCCGCCAAGCACCTGCCCGAGAGCCAAAAGCGCGTGGCCTACGCCGACGGCGAGGACGAGCGCGTGCTGCGCGCCGCACAGGTGGCGATTGACGACCAGATCGCCCGGCCCATCCTGATCGGCCGCCCCGAGGTCATTGCCGCGCGCATCGCCAAGGCCGGCCTGCGGATGCAGCCGGGCGTTGACGTGGAAATCGTCAACCCGGCGGACGACCCGCGCTTTCGCACCTACTGGGAAACCTATCACCAGCTGATGAAAAGGGATGGCGCTACCGCCGAGGTCGCCAAGGCCGCCGTGCGCCGCTCCAACACCATCATCGGCTCGCTGATGGTCAAGCTGGGCGACGCCGACGCGCTGATCTGCGGCCTGGCCGGCACCTACGAGACACACCTGGAGCGTATCGACCACATCCTGGGCCGCGCGCCAGGCGTGCGCCAGTACGCCGCGCTCAACGCCGTCATGACCAGCACGCATGGCACGCTGTTCATCACCGACACTTATGTCAACGAAGACCCCGGCGCCGAGGAGCTGGCCGAAATCGCCTGGGCGGCGGTGCAGGAGGTGCAGCGCTTCGGCATCCCGCCCAAGGTGGCGTTTCTGTCCAACTCCAGCTTCGGCTCGTCCAGGCGCGCCTCGGCGCGCAAGATGCGCGCGGCGCGCGACCTGTTCGTCGAGCAGCACCCGGAGATCGAGTGCGATGGCGAGTTGCACGGCGACGCCGCGCTGGAGCCGCGCATCAGGAGCACCTATCTGCCGGACTCCACGCTCAGCGGTGCGGCCAACGTGCTGGTGTGCCCCAACCTGGATGCGGCCAACATCCTCTACAACGTGCTCAAGACCACGACCAGCGGCGGTGTCACTGTCGGCCCTATCCTGATGGGCACGGCTGCCACGGCCTACATCCTGACGCCGGCGGCCACCATGCGCCGGGTGCTGAACATGACGGCCCTGGCCGTGGCCAGCACGGCGGCGCGGCGCACCGGCTGA
- a CDS encoding nucleobase:cation symporter-2 family protein — MSTSVHPVDETLPLGQLTALGLQHVLVMYAGAVAVPLIVGRALNLPPDQVAHLISADLFVCGLVTLIQAWGATRWFGIKLPVMMGVTFAAVAPMVSMAQTTGGEAGAGLIFGAVIGAGVISLLIAPAISGMLRFFPPVVTGTIIAVIGISLMRVGINWIFGNPVGPTAPTVPNPEHLKWLADAQSAAGAPGSSLPPVPKGFAVVPTIPNPKYADLTGVGISGIVLLTILLIARFGRGFLANISVLLGIIVGGVITAAMGLMSFQKVSQAAWFDIVLPFQIAAPVFDPILILTMTLVMIVVMIESTGMFLALGDMTGKEISREDLTRGLRTDGLGTLIGGIFNTFPYTSFSQNVGLVAVTGVRSRWVCVAGGFILIVLGVLPKMAALVESLPTVVLGGAGLVMFGMVAATGIRILSKVDFQHNRNNAMIVAVSIGVGMIPLVAPNFRQWMPHAIHPLIESGILLSSLMAVALNVFFNGASHDTSAAVLAAREADAH, encoded by the coding sequence ATGTCAACCTCCGTCCATCCCGTTGACGAAACCCTGCCGCTGGGGCAGCTCACGGCCCTGGGGCTGCAGCACGTGCTGGTCATGTATGCCGGTGCCGTGGCCGTGCCGCTGATCGTGGGCCGGGCGCTGAACCTGCCGCCCGACCAGGTGGCGCATCTGATCTCCGCCGACCTGTTCGTCTGCGGCCTGGTCACGTTGATCCAGGCCTGGGGCGCCACGCGCTGGTTCGGCATCAAGCTGCCGGTCATGATGGGCGTCACTTTTGCTGCCGTCGCTCCCATGGTGTCCATGGCGCAGACCACCGGCGGCGAGGCCGGCGCCGGGCTGATCTTCGGTGCGGTGATCGGCGCGGGCGTGATCTCGCTCTTGATCGCGCCGGCCATCAGCGGGATGCTGCGCTTTTTCCCGCCGGTGGTCACCGGCACCATCATTGCCGTGATCGGCATCAGCCTGATGCGCGTGGGCATCAACTGGATCTTCGGCAACCCGGTCGGCCCCACCGCGCCCACCGTGCCCAACCCCGAGCACCTGAAATGGCTGGCCGACGCCCAGTCCGCCGCCGGCGCGCCCGGCTCGTCGCTGCCGCCCGTGCCCAAGGGCTTTGCCGTGGTACCGACCATCCCCAACCCCAAGTACGCCGACCTCACCGGCGTGGGCATCTCGGGCATCGTGCTGCTGACCATCCTCCTGATCGCACGCTTTGGCCGGGGTTTCCTGGCCAACATCTCGGTGCTGCTGGGCATCATCGTCGGCGGCGTCATCACCGCTGCCATGGGCCTGATGAGCTTTCAGAAAGTGAGCCAGGCCGCCTGGTTCGACATCGTGCTGCCGTTTCAGATAGCAGCGCCGGTATTCGACCCCATCCTGATCCTGACCATGACGCTGGTGATGATCGTGGTCATGATTGAGTCCACCGGCATGTTCCTGGCTCTGGGCGACATGACCGGCAAGGAGATCTCGCGCGAAGACCTCACGCGCGGCCTGCGCACCGACGGCCTGGGCACCCTCATCGGCGGCATCTTCAACACCTTCCCCTACACCAGCTTCTCGCAAAACGTCGGCCTGGTGGCCGTGACCGGCGTCAGGAGCCGCTGGGTCTGCGTGGCCGGCGGCTTCATCCTGATCGTGCTGGGCGTGCTGCCCAAGATGGCGGCCCTGGTCGAGTCGCTGCCCACCGTGGTGCTGGGCGGCGCCGGGCTGGTCATGTTCGGCATGGTGGCGGCCACCGGCATCCGCATCCTGTCCAAGGTGGATTTCCAGCACAACCGCAACAACGCCATGATCGTCGCCGTATCCATCGGCGTGGGCATGATCCCGCTGGTAGCGCCCAACTTCCGCCAGTGGATGCCGCACGCCATCCACCCGCTGATCGAGTCGGGCATCTTGCTGTCCTCGCTCATGGCCGTGGCGCTGAACGTGTTCTTCAACGGCGCCAGCCACGACACCTCGGCTGCCGTGCTGGCGGCGCGCGAGGCCGACGCACATTGA
- a CDS encoding M20/M25/M40 family metallo-hydrolase, translating into MNPDTQATYAALDAWIDQHFDEQVQFLQALVRVPTDTPPGNNAPHAERTAELLAPLGFEAERHAVPDSQVRDYGMQTITNLIVRRPYGSGGKTIALNAHGDVVPPGEGWTRDPYGAEIVDGRMYGRASAVSKSDFSTFTYAVRALEAVARPARGAVELHFTYDEEFGGLLGPGWLLAQGLTKPDLMIAAGFSYEVVTAHNGCLQMEITVHGKMAHAAVPHTGVDALQAATAIMAALYAENAKYRSVRSQVAGINHPYLNIGRIEGGTNTNVLPGKVVLKIDRRMIPEENPAEVEASIRAVIAQAVQQFNQDSGHAGDDAVRVDIRRILLANAMTPLAGNAPLVEAIQKHGEAIFGAKPPAVGTPLYTDVRLYVERGIPGVIYGAGPRSVLESHAKRADERVELEDLRRATKVVARSLVDLLD; encoded by the coding sequence GACCAGCACTTCGACGAGCAGGTGCAGTTTCTGCAGGCCCTGGTGCGCGTGCCCACCGACACCCCGCCGGGCAACAACGCGCCGCACGCCGAGCGCACCGCCGAGTTGCTCGCGCCCCTGGGCTTCGAGGCCGAGCGCCACGCCGTGCCTGACAGCCAGGTGCGCGACTACGGTATGCAGACGATCACCAACCTGATCGTGCGCCGCCCCTACGGCAGCGGTGGCAAGACCATCGCCCTGAACGCCCACGGCGACGTGGTGCCGCCCGGCGAGGGCTGGACGCGCGACCCCTACGGCGCCGAGATTGTCGATGGCCGCATGTATGGCCGCGCCAGCGCCGTGAGCAAGAGCGACTTTTCCACCTTCACCTACGCCGTGCGCGCGCTCGAAGCCGTGGCCCGGCCAGCCCGGGGCGCGGTGGAGCTGCACTTCACCTACGACGAGGAGTTCGGCGGCCTGCTCGGCCCCGGCTGGCTGCTCGCGCAAGGCCTGACCAAGCCCGACCTGATGATCGCTGCCGGCTTTTCGTATGAGGTGGTCACGGCGCACAACGGCTGCCTGCAGATGGAGATCACCGTCCACGGCAAGATGGCCCATGCCGCCGTGCCGCATACCGGCGTGGACGCGCTGCAGGCGGCCACCGCCATCATGGCCGCGCTGTACGCCGAGAACGCCAAGTACCGCAGCGTGCGCTCGCAGGTGGCGGGCATCAACCACCCCTACCTGAACATCGGTCGCATCGAGGGCGGCACCAACACCAACGTCCTCCCCGGCAAGGTGGTGCTGAAAATCGACCGGCGCATGATCCCCGAGGAAAACCCCGCCGAGGTCGAGGCCAGCATCCGCGCCGTGATCGCGCAGGCCGTGCAGCAATTCAACCAGGACAGCGGCCATGCGGGCGACGACGCCGTGCGCGTGGACATCCGCCGCATCCTGCTGGCCAACGCCATGACGCCCCTGGCCGGCAACGCGCCGCTGGTGGAGGCCATCCAGAAGCACGGCGAGGCCATCTTTGGCGCCAAGCCCCCGGCAGTGGGCACGCCGCTGTACACCGACGTGCGCCTGTATGTCGAGCGCGGCATCCCCGGCGTGATCTACGGCGCCGGCCCGCGCAGCGTGCTGGAGAGCCACGCCAAGCGCGCCGACGAGCGCGTCGAGCTGGAGGATTTGCGCCGCGCCACCAAGGTCGTGGCGCGCAGTCTGGTCGATCTGCTGGACTGA